The proteins below come from a single Lasioglossum baleicum chromosome 20, iyLasBale1, whole genome shotgun sequence genomic window:
- the LOC143218975 gene encoding uncharacterized protein LOC143218975 — protein MHIFVRAVQFQQHITKQRVLYLGKGVFADEPGTRLKNLLRRGMGKVSSENSDSKIRCYRQVFNDRVKVSTIGLQEVCAWERENFRVRKFLLSHARSPLHLYLYLFLTKTSTNWFSTNRSALALSPIERDLRSALIRSLNRVINIYTCEL, from the exons ATGCATATTTTTGTACGCGCTGTTCAATTCCAACAACATATAACGAAACAACGCGTTCTGTATCTCGGTAAGGGAGTTTTCGCGGACGAGCCAGGTACGCGTCTGAAAAACCTGCTGAGGAGGGGCATGGGGAAAGTTTCTTCCGAAAATAGCGATTCGAAAATTCGTTGCTATCGACAAGTCTTTAACGACCGGGTCAAGGTTTCGACAATCGGTCTTCAGGAGGTATGCGCTTGGGAAAGAGAAAATTTCCGTGTCCGAAAATTCCTTCTTTCCCACGCTCGGAGTCCGCTACACCTCTacctatatttatttttaacgaaAACTTCTACAAATTGGTTCTCCACGAATCGAAGCGCGCTCGCTTTATCTCCGATTGAACGAGACTTGAGGAGCGCGCTGATTAGATCGCTAAATCGAGTTATAAACATATATACATg TGAACTCTGA
- the LOC143218955 gene encoding uncharacterized protein LOC143218955 isoform X2, producing MDGSSGPPSDVTTAMGTENDEGSKVRVDSNDSSVSASSGASPSTTASATTSTSYSTSQPEYCCQRLMRASSASPTLPTTSSSSSSSLSSSSLSSASFSSSSSTSSSLSSSPPQPGCGCVATTVLEPDEITISITPTTGGQFDLTVDRTDTIENLKKIISKRLKVGKERMCLLHRERLLQEGTLKENSLQDGSRLTLLPNVETGLLAQRPEQSVMQALESLNDSQVNDFLSGKAPLNLTMRLGDDMMLIQLQLSTVTPASPTTNQSTGNSTGLTIGSSNGSNLPSSHVSTSLQSRRSTVLAGRSASTASTKLQNGTSARRTSSLISSLVSAMHAAANLASATTTTSPVCSSRATTASSVSSSSSSYSTQSSVSPTHSSFCGGQTQVASATRTGSNHSPASTNGNTVACQSCLLYHHHHHNHHHHSHHHHHHHHHHHHHNRNKPAATSLTTSQSSATVDHTQQSTSTGHGYPDMVPYESSPPRKKLCTAHHHSQQSTNATGDSSSRSNGGVDNGDTSPQSPTSLPKQSTKAAVLDTRALAEASRNLTQKLKQLSSEENARRRQGAIIESMHHHGKSVYSGTFSGTLNPALQDGHGRPKRDISTIIHILNDLLCAKPAATAGYYRHHHRHSSGRQQSSTSPSSTGTTTTVNGTSTSIGCHDSSTSGYSTEELSKENEVMKGKMRRLRLVMEELRARKKARRQAKAAPYTTQWAAVTPDPDPNHDPNTSSTATTNTAEPQNEPELQPCSPEPVVA from the exons ATGGACGGTAGCTCAGGTCCGCCGTCGGACGTGACGACGGCGATGGGAACCGAGAACGACGAGGGATCCAAGGTACGGGTAGACAGCAACGACTCGAGTGTTTCTGCCTCCTCCGGTGCATCGCCGAGCACGACCGCTTCTGCGACCACCTCGACGTCCTATTCCACATCGCAACCGGAATATTGCTGCCAGCGTTTGATGAGGGCCTCCTCCGCATCACCTACGCTACCTACGACCTCCTCGTCTTCGTCGtcatcgttgtcgtcgtcgtcgttgtcctccgcctccttctcttcttcttcctccacctcctcctccttgtCGTCGTCACCGCCGCAGCCGGGGTGTGGCTGCGTTGCCACCACCGTCCTCGAGCCCGACGAAATTACCATCAGCATCACGCCGACCACCGGCGGCCAGTTCGATCTTACCGTTGACCGTACCGACACTATCGAAAATCTTAAGAAAATCATCTCGAAGAGACTGAAGGTCGGCAAAGAACGCATGTGTTTACTACATCGTGAAAG GCTACTGCAAGAAGGAACTCTCAAGGAAAATAGCTTGCAAGATGGCAGTCGGCTCACGTTATTGCCGAACGTGGAAACCGGCCTGTTG GCGCAACGGCCGGAGCAGAGCGTGATGCAAGCATTGGAGAGCTTGAACGATTCCCAGGTGAACGACTTCCTGTCCGGGAAAGCACCCCTGAACCTGACGATGCGGCTGGGAGACGATATGATGCTGATACAGCTGCAATTGTCGACGGTGACGCCGGCATCGCCAACCACTAATCAGTCGACCGGGAACAGTACCGGTCTAACGATTGGCAGTTCGAACGGGTCGAATCTACCCTCGAGCCACGTTTCAACATCGCTTCAGAGTAGACGATCAACGGTTCTGGCGGGTCGGTCGGccagcaccgcttcgacgaAGCTGCAGAACGGTACCTCGGCCAGGAGGACGTCGTCTCTGATCAGCAGCTTGGTGTCGGCGATGCACGCGGCCGCCAACCTCGCGTCAGCCACCACGACTACCAGTCCGGTTTGCTCGAGTCGAGCAACCACCGCCTCCTCGGTCTCTTCGTCCTCGTCCTCCTACTCGACTCAATCCTCGGTTAGTCCCACGCATTCGTCGTTCTGCGGCGGGCAGACGCAAGTCGCCAGTGCAACTCGCACCGGTAGCAATCACAGCCCCGCGTCGACCAACGGGAACACCGTGGCGTGTCAGTCCTGTCTTCTCTACCATCACCACCACCACAATCACCACCACCACAGTCACCACCATCACCATCATCACCATCACCATCATCATCACAACAGAAACAAGCCAGCCGCGACCAGCCTGACCACCTCACAATCGTCCGCTACTGTGGACCACACGCAACAATCTACCTCCACCGGTCACGGATACCCGGACATGGTGCCCTACGAGAGCTCACCGCCAAGGAAAAAGCTCTGTACCGCTCACCACCATAGCCAACAGTCCACCAACGCCACCGGCGACTCCTCGTCGAGGAGTAACGGCGGCGTCGACAACGGGGACACCAGCCCACAAAGCCCTACCTCCTTACCGAAGCAGAGCACGAAAGCCGCGGTTCTCGACACCAGGGCGCTCGCCGAAGCCTCCCGCAACCTAACGCAGAAACTGAAGCAGCTCTCCTCTGAG GAGAATGCGAGACGCAGGCAAGGGGCAATTATCGAGAGTATGCACCATCATGGAAAGAGCGTGTACTCGGGTACGTTCAGCGGGACCTTGAACCCGGCGCTCCAGGACGGACACGGACGCCCGAAACGAGACATAAGCACCATCATTCACATTCTGAATGACTTGCTGTGCGCGAAACCAGCCGCCACCGCCGGCTATTACAGGCATCACCACAGGCATTCCAGTGGCCGTCAACAGTCCTCGACATCTCCGTCCTCCACTGGAACGACAACCACTGTGAACGGTACTTCGACATCTATCGGGTGTCACGACTCATCCACATCCGGATACTCCACCG AGGAGCTGTCGAAAGAGAACGAGGTAATGAAGGGGAAGATGAGACGTCTGCGCTTGGTGATGGAAGAACTACGAGCCAGGAAGAAAGCCAGACGCCAGGCGAAAGCAGCGCCGTACACAACCCAGTGGGCGGCTGTGACGCCAGATCCAGATCCAAACCACGATCCAAACACGTCGAGCACCGCAACCACCAACACAGCAGAGCCGCAGAACGAGCCGGAGCTGCAGCCGTGCAGCCCGGAGCCGGTTGTCGCTTGA
- the Pmp70 gene encoding ATP binding cassette subfamily D member Pmp70 → MAPTLSKFETDPTGKRKAGALTAWLPILQRKGHSTKEQATRNKNAWPVHDIQYVIKEVKPKSPKAYVNARFFKQLRQLLRIGIPSIISPEMGFVLLVAGSLVARSLCDLWMINIGTLIESSIVNMDKPLFKKRLFKFMTLLPVISIVNNLLKYGIYEMKLRLRTNITRNLLDQYLKGFTYYKMTNLDSRIANPDQLLSTDVDKFCESCTDLYSNVAKPSLDIFIYVYRLTSNLGGQTPILMLLYLVFAGTLITHLRKPIGSMTVTEQRLEGEYRHMNSRLITNSEEIAFYQGNNREKLTILASFYKLVTHLRKCLEFKTFIGTIDNFIGKYVATIVGFYAVSLPFFKKNHPILSGTSDHRFKSYYTYGRMLVKLAEAIGRLVLAGRELTRLAGFTARVTEIKDVLDDLNAGKYTRTMISDTKEDSIGSPGAGKIMTKDNIIRFDRVPLITPNGDVLIKELTFEVSSGMNVLVCGPNGCGKSSLFRILGELWPVWGGTVTKPPRGKLFYIPQRPYMTLGTLRDQIIYPHTKEEMLRRGKMTDDDLRKLLDLVQLGHLLERENLTNSEGQGWDVVADWMDVLSGGEKQRIAMARLFYHKPQFAILDECTSAVSVDVEDSMYSYCRQANITLFTVSHRRSLWKHHEYYLQMDGRGGYEFKQIEPDTEEFGS, encoded by the exons ATGGCGCCGACACTTAGTAAATTCGAGACGGATCCCACGGGGAAACGAAAGGCTGGCGCTCTCACCGCGTGGTTACCGATCCTACAAAGGAAAGGCCACTCCACGAAGGAACAAGCCACGAGGAACAA GAACGCGTGGCCCGTTCATGACATACAGTATGTTATCAAAGAG GTGAAGCCAAAGAGCCCGAAAGCTTACGTCAATGCCAGATTCTTCAAGCAACTACGCCAACTCCTCCGAATCGGTATACCATCCATCATATCGCCAGAAATGGGATTCGTTCTTCTGGTTGCTGGATCCTTGGTTGCCAGATCTCTCTGCGACCTGTGGATGATAAACATTGGGACTTTAATCGAATC GTCAATTGTTAATATGGATAAACCCTTATTTAAGAAGCGATTGTTTAAATTCATGACTCTTTTGCCTGTG atctctATCGTGAACAACTTACTGAAATATGGAATATACGAAATGAAGCTGAGGCTACGCACAAATATCACACGAAATCTACTGGATCAGTACCTGAA GGGCTTTACGTACTATAAAATGACTAACCTGGACAGTCGGATAGCGAATCCGGATCAGCTTTTATCTACCGATGTGGACAAGTTCTGCGAGAGTTGCACGGATCTCTATAGCAACGTCGCGAAACCATCATTGGACATATTTATTTACGTTTACAGATTAACGAGCAACCTCGGTGGTCAA ACACCAATATTAATGCTTTTGTACCTTGTCTTTGCTGGTACTCTGATCACGCATCTTCGTAAACCGATCGGGTCGATGACAGTGACAGAACAACGGCTCGAGGGCGAGTACCGTCACATGAATTCTCGATTGATCACGAACTCCGAAGAGATCGCGTTCTATCAAGGAAACAATCGAGAGAAACTGACGATACTAGCTAGCTTCTATAAACTA GTGACGCACCTTCGAAAATGTTTAGAGTTCAAAACGTTCATAGGAACTATCGATAATTTCATCGGCAAat ACGTGGCAACGATCGTAGGGTTCTACGCGGTCAGCCTTCCATTCTTTAAAAAGAACCATCCGATCCTGTCGGGAACGTCTGATCACCGGTTCAAGAGTTACTACACGTACGGCCGGATGTTAGTGAAACTGGCCGAAGCAATAGGAAGATTAGTCTTGGCTGGAAGAGAGCTAACACGGTTGGCAGGGTTCACGGCCAGGGTCACAGAGATCAAGGACGTTCTGGACGACCTGAACGCCGGAAAATACACCAGAACGATGATTTCCGACACGAAGGAAGATTCGATTGGTAGCCCGGGCGCGGGAAAGATTATGACCAAAGATAACATTATACGTTTCGATCGTGTGCCATTGATAACGCCGAACGGCGACGTTCTTATCAAAGAGTTGACGTTCGAGGTAAGCTCGGGAATGAACGTGCTGGTATGCGGGCCGAACGGCTGCGGAAAAAGTTCCCTCTTCAGAATTCTCGGAGAG TTGTGGCCAGTTTGGGGCGGAACGGTGACCAAACCGCCCCGAGGGAAATTATTCTACATACCGCAACGTCCTTACATGACTCTGGGCACGCTCAGGGATCAGATCATCTATCCTCACACGAAGGAGGAGATGTTACGGCGCGGCAAGATGACGGACGACGACCTCAGAAAACTGTTGGATCTGGTTCAGCTGGGTCACCTGTTGGAAAGAGAAAATTTAACGAATTCCGAGGGCCAGGGGTGGGACGTTGTCGCCGATTGGATGGACGTTCTTTCCGGTGGCGAGAAACAACGTATAGCG ATGGCTCGACTCTTCTATCACAAACCACAGTTCGCGATCCTGGATGAGTGCACGAGCGCAGTCAGTGTCGATGTCGAAGACTCGATGTACTCGTATTGCAGGCAGGCGAACATCACTTTGTTCACAGTCTCGCACAGACGATCGCTCTGGAAGCATCACGAG TATTACTTGCAAATGGACGGAAGAGGAGGCTACGAGTTCAAACAAATCGAGCCGGACACCGAAGAGTTTGGATCGTGA
- the LOC143218955 gene encoding uncharacterized protein LOC143218955 isoform X1, translated as MDGSSGPPSDVTTAMGTENDEGSKVRVDSNDSSVSASSGASPSTTASATTSTSYSTSQPEYCCQRLMRASSASPTLPTTSSSSSSSLSSSSLSSASFSSSSSTSSSLSSSPPQPGCGCVATTVLEPDEITISITPTTGGQFDLTVDRTDTIENLKKIISKRLKVGKERMCLLHRERLLQEGTLKENSLQDGSRLTLLPNVETGLLAQRPEQSVMQALESLNDSQVNDFLSGKAPLNLTMRLGDDMMLIQLQLSTVTPASPTTNQSTGNSTGLTIGSSNGSNLPSSHVSTSLQSRRSTVLAGRSASTASTKLQNGTSARRTSSLISSLVSAMHAAANLASATTTTSPVCSSRATTASSVSSSSSSYSTQSSVSPTHSSFCGGQTQVASATRTGSNHSPASTNGNTVACQSCLLYHHHHHNHHHHSHHHHHHHHHHHHHNRNKPAATSLTTSQSSATVDHTQQSTSTGHGYPDMVPYESSPPRKKLCTAHHHSQQSTNATGDSSSRSNGGVDNGDTSPQSPTSLPKQSTKAAVLDTRALAEASRNLTQKLKQLSSEVLTSRVDLAEENARRRQGAIIESMHHHGKSVYSGTFSGTLNPALQDGHGRPKRDISTIIHILNDLLCAKPAATAGYYRHHHRHSSGRQQSSTSPSSTGTTTTVNGTSTSIGCHDSSTSGYSTEELSKENEVMKGKMRRLRLVMEELRARKKARRQAKAAPYTTQWAAVTPDPDPNHDPNTSSTATTNTAEPQNEPELQPCSPEPVVA; from the exons ATGGACGGTAGCTCAGGTCCGCCGTCGGACGTGACGACGGCGATGGGAACCGAGAACGACGAGGGATCCAAGGTACGGGTAGACAGCAACGACTCGAGTGTTTCTGCCTCCTCCGGTGCATCGCCGAGCACGACCGCTTCTGCGACCACCTCGACGTCCTATTCCACATCGCAACCGGAATATTGCTGCCAGCGTTTGATGAGGGCCTCCTCCGCATCACCTACGCTACCTACGACCTCCTCGTCTTCGTCGtcatcgttgtcgtcgtcgtcgttgtcctccgcctccttctcttcttcttcctccacctcctcctccttgtCGTCGTCACCGCCGCAGCCGGGGTGTGGCTGCGTTGCCACCACCGTCCTCGAGCCCGACGAAATTACCATCAGCATCACGCCGACCACCGGCGGCCAGTTCGATCTTACCGTTGACCGTACCGACACTATCGAAAATCTTAAGAAAATCATCTCGAAGAGACTGAAGGTCGGCAAAGAACGCATGTGTTTACTACATCGTGAAAG GCTACTGCAAGAAGGAACTCTCAAGGAAAATAGCTTGCAAGATGGCAGTCGGCTCACGTTATTGCCGAACGTGGAAACCGGCCTGTTG GCGCAACGGCCGGAGCAGAGCGTGATGCAAGCATTGGAGAGCTTGAACGATTCCCAGGTGAACGACTTCCTGTCCGGGAAAGCACCCCTGAACCTGACGATGCGGCTGGGAGACGATATGATGCTGATACAGCTGCAATTGTCGACGGTGACGCCGGCATCGCCAACCACTAATCAGTCGACCGGGAACAGTACCGGTCTAACGATTGGCAGTTCGAACGGGTCGAATCTACCCTCGAGCCACGTTTCAACATCGCTTCAGAGTAGACGATCAACGGTTCTGGCGGGTCGGTCGGccagcaccgcttcgacgaAGCTGCAGAACGGTACCTCGGCCAGGAGGACGTCGTCTCTGATCAGCAGCTTGGTGTCGGCGATGCACGCGGCCGCCAACCTCGCGTCAGCCACCACGACTACCAGTCCGGTTTGCTCGAGTCGAGCAACCACCGCCTCCTCGGTCTCTTCGTCCTCGTCCTCCTACTCGACTCAATCCTCGGTTAGTCCCACGCATTCGTCGTTCTGCGGCGGGCAGACGCAAGTCGCCAGTGCAACTCGCACCGGTAGCAATCACAGCCCCGCGTCGACCAACGGGAACACCGTGGCGTGTCAGTCCTGTCTTCTCTACCATCACCACCACCACAATCACCACCACCACAGTCACCACCATCACCATCATCACCATCACCATCATCATCACAACAGAAACAAGCCAGCCGCGACCAGCCTGACCACCTCACAATCGTCCGCTACTGTGGACCACACGCAACAATCTACCTCCACCGGTCACGGATACCCGGACATGGTGCCCTACGAGAGCTCACCGCCAAGGAAAAAGCTCTGTACCGCTCACCACCATAGCCAACAGTCCACCAACGCCACCGGCGACTCCTCGTCGAGGAGTAACGGCGGCGTCGACAACGGGGACACCAGCCCACAAAGCCCTACCTCCTTACCGAAGCAGAGCACGAAAGCCGCGGTTCTCGACACCAGGGCGCTCGCCGAAGCCTCCCGCAACCTAACGCAGAAACTGAAGCAGCTCTCCTCTGAGGTACTCACCTCGCGGGTCGACCTCGCAGAG GAGAATGCGAGACGCAGGCAAGGGGCAATTATCGAGAGTATGCACCATCATGGAAAGAGCGTGTACTCGGGTACGTTCAGCGGGACCTTGAACCCGGCGCTCCAGGACGGACACGGACGCCCGAAACGAGACATAAGCACCATCATTCACATTCTGAATGACTTGCTGTGCGCGAAACCAGCCGCCACCGCCGGCTATTACAGGCATCACCACAGGCATTCCAGTGGCCGTCAACAGTCCTCGACATCTCCGTCCTCCACTGGAACGACAACCACTGTGAACGGTACTTCGACATCTATCGGGTGTCACGACTCATCCACATCCGGATACTCCACCG AGGAGCTGTCGAAAGAGAACGAGGTAATGAAGGGGAAGATGAGACGTCTGCGCTTGGTGATGGAAGAACTACGAGCCAGGAAGAAAGCCAGACGCCAGGCGAAAGCAGCGCCGTACACAACCCAGTGGGCGGCTGTGACGCCAGATCCAGATCCAAACCACGATCCAAACACGTCGAGCACCGCAACCACCAACACAGCAGAGCCGCAGAACGAGCCGGAGCTGCAGCCGTGCAGCCCGGAGCCGGTTGTCGCTTGA
- the LOC143218955 gene encoding uncharacterized protein LOC143218955 isoform X3: MDGSSGPPSDVTTAMGTENDEGSKVRVDSNDSSVSASSGASPSTTASATTSTSYSTSQPEYCCQRLMRASSASPTLPTTSSSSSSSLSSSSLSSASFSSSSSTSSSLSSSPPQPGCGCVATTVLEPDEITISITPTTGGQFDLTVDRTDTIENLKKIISKRLKVGKERMCLLHRERLLQEGTLKENSLQDGSRLTLLPNVETGLLAQRPEQSVMQALESLNDSQVNDFLSGKAPLNLTMRLGDDMMLIQLQLSTVTPASPTTNQSTGNSTGLTIGSSNGSNLPSSHVSTSLQSRRSTVLAGRSASTASTKLQNGTSARRTSSLISSLVSAMHAAANLASATTTTSPVCSSRATTASSVSSSSSSYSTQSSVSPTHSSFCGGQTQVASATRTGSNHSPASTNGNTVACQSCLLYHHHHHNHHHHSHHHHHHHHHHHHHNRNKPAATSLTTSQSSATVDHTQQSTSTGHGYPDMVPYESSPPRKKLCTAHHHSQQSTNATGDSSSRSNGGVDNGDTSPQSPTSLPKQSTKAAVLDTRALAEASRNLTQKLKQLSSEVLTSRVDLAEENARRRQGAIIESMHHHGKSVYSGTFSGTLNPALQDGHGRPKRDISTIIHILNDLLCAKPAATAGYYRHHHRHSSGRQQSSTSPSSTGTTTTVNEELSKENEVMKGKMRRLRLVMEELRARKKARRQAKAAPYTTQWAAVTPDPDPNHDPNTSSTATTNTAEPQNEPELQPCSPEPVVA, translated from the exons ATGGACGGTAGCTCAGGTCCGCCGTCGGACGTGACGACGGCGATGGGAACCGAGAACGACGAGGGATCCAAGGTACGGGTAGACAGCAACGACTCGAGTGTTTCTGCCTCCTCCGGTGCATCGCCGAGCACGACCGCTTCTGCGACCACCTCGACGTCCTATTCCACATCGCAACCGGAATATTGCTGCCAGCGTTTGATGAGGGCCTCCTCCGCATCACCTACGCTACCTACGACCTCCTCGTCTTCGTCGtcatcgttgtcgtcgtcgtcgttgtcctccgcctccttctcttcttcttcctccacctcctcctccttgtCGTCGTCACCGCCGCAGCCGGGGTGTGGCTGCGTTGCCACCACCGTCCTCGAGCCCGACGAAATTACCATCAGCATCACGCCGACCACCGGCGGCCAGTTCGATCTTACCGTTGACCGTACCGACACTATCGAAAATCTTAAGAAAATCATCTCGAAGAGACTGAAGGTCGGCAAAGAACGCATGTGTTTACTACATCGTGAAAG GCTACTGCAAGAAGGAACTCTCAAGGAAAATAGCTTGCAAGATGGCAGTCGGCTCACGTTATTGCCGAACGTGGAAACCGGCCTGTTG GCGCAACGGCCGGAGCAGAGCGTGATGCAAGCATTGGAGAGCTTGAACGATTCCCAGGTGAACGACTTCCTGTCCGGGAAAGCACCCCTGAACCTGACGATGCGGCTGGGAGACGATATGATGCTGATACAGCTGCAATTGTCGACGGTGACGCCGGCATCGCCAACCACTAATCAGTCGACCGGGAACAGTACCGGTCTAACGATTGGCAGTTCGAACGGGTCGAATCTACCCTCGAGCCACGTTTCAACATCGCTTCAGAGTAGACGATCAACGGTTCTGGCGGGTCGGTCGGccagcaccgcttcgacgaAGCTGCAGAACGGTACCTCGGCCAGGAGGACGTCGTCTCTGATCAGCAGCTTGGTGTCGGCGATGCACGCGGCCGCCAACCTCGCGTCAGCCACCACGACTACCAGTCCGGTTTGCTCGAGTCGAGCAACCACCGCCTCCTCGGTCTCTTCGTCCTCGTCCTCCTACTCGACTCAATCCTCGGTTAGTCCCACGCATTCGTCGTTCTGCGGCGGGCAGACGCAAGTCGCCAGTGCAACTCGCACCGGTAGCAATCACAGCCCCGCGTCGACCAACGGGAACACCGTGGCGTGTCAGTCCTGTCTTCTCTACCATCACCACCACCACAATCACCACCACCACAGTCACCACCATCACCATCATCACCATCACCATCATCATCACAACAGAAACAAGCCAGCCGCGACCAGCCTGACCACCTCACAATCGTCCGCTACTGTGGACCACACGCAACAATCTACCTCCACCGGTCACGGATACCCGGACATGGTGCCCTACGAGAGCTCACCGCCAAGGAAAAAGCTCTGTACCGCTCACCACCATAGCCAACAGTCCACCAACGCCACCGGCGACTCCTCGTCGAGGAGTAACGGCGGCGTCGACAACGGGGACACCAGCCCACAAAGCCCTACCTCCTTACCGAAGCAGAGCACGAAAGCCGCGGTTCTCGACACCAGGGCGCTCGCCGAAGCCTCCCGCAACCTAACGCAGAAACTGAAGCAGCTCTCCTCTGAGGTACTCACCTCGCGGGTCGACCTCGCAGAG GAGAATGCGAGACGCAGGCAAGGGGCAATTATCGAGAGTATGCACCATCATGGAAAGAGCGTGTACTCGGGTACGTTCAGCGGGACCTTGAACCCGGCGCTCCAGGACGGACACGGACGCCCGAAACGAGACATAAGCACCATCATTCACATTCTGAATGACTTGCTGTGCGCGAAACCAGCCGCCACCGCCGGCTATTACAGGCATCACCACAGGCATTCCAGTGGCCGTCAACAGTCCTCGACATCTCCGTCCTCCACTGGAACGACAACCACTGTGAACG AGGAGCTGTCGAAAGAGAACGAGGTAATGAAGGGGAAGATGAGACGTCTGCGCTTGGTGATGGAAGAACTACGAGCCAGGAAGAAAGCCAGACGCCAGGCGAAAGCAGCGCCGTACACAACCCAGTGGGCGGCTGTGACGCCAGATCCAGATCCAAACCACGATCCAAACACGTCGAGCACCGCAACCACCAACACAGCAGAGCCGCAGAACGAGCCGGAGCTGCAGCCGTGCAGCCCGGAGCCGGTTGTCGCTTGA